A single Pseudodesulfovibrio aespoeensis Aspo-2 DNA region contains:
- a CDS encoding peptidylprolyl isomerase yields MKRTVTTVLASLLLSLLLAAAALAADPENTLYLDLEYGRVTIELRPDLAPAHVARIKELVRTGFYDGIVFHRVIEGFMAQTGDPTGTGTGGSGKNLRAEFSLQPFVRGTVGMARAQSEHSGDSQFFICLAPAPFLNGQYTVWGQVTSGMEYVDKIRKGQGASGMVQSPDKIVRMQVAADVAAK; encoded by the coding sequence ATGAAAAGAACCGTGACCACTGTTTTGGCCTCCCTGCTGCTCTCCCTGCTCCTGGCCGCCGCCGCTCTGGCCGCGGACCCGGAGAACACCCTCTATCTCGACCTCGAATACGGGCGCGTGACCATCGAGCTGCGGCCCGACCTCGCCCCGGCGCATGTGGCGCGCATCAAGGAGCTGGTGCGCACGGGCTTTTACGACGGCATCGTCTTCCACCGCGTCATCGAGGGGTTCATGGCCCAGACCGGCGACCCCACCGGCACCGGCACCGGCGGCTCCGGAAAGAATCTCAGGGCTGAGTTCTCCCTCCAGCCCTTTGTGCGCGGCACGGTGGGCATGGCCCGCGCCCAGAGCGAGCACAGCGGCGACAGCCAGTTCTTCATCTGCCTTGCCCCGGCCCCGTTTCTGAACGGCCAGTACACGGTCTGGGGCCAGGTGACCTCGGGCATGGAGTACGTGGACAAAATCCGCAAGGGCCAGGGCGCAAGCGGCATGGTCCAAAGCCCGGACAAGATTGTCAGGATGCAGGTGGCCGCCGACGTGGCCGCGAAATAA
- a CDS encoding sigma-54 interaction domain-containing protein, which translates to MTQVRLPRNIPLESVLDSVAEGIFTVDLEWTITFFNQAAGEITGIPPDEAVGQKCWEIFASNVCDGACPMRPCLKSGLPVRNKSGFLLRADGEKIPIGLSSSPLRDKDGKVVGGVESFRDLTPIHQLMQKVEERYSVEDIRTNNPNMIRTLQILPPIAQSNSTVLLLGESGTGKELFARAIHTQSLRKDKPFVAVNCGALPGELLESELFGYKAGAFTDARKDKPGRVELAQGGTLFLDEIGDMPQPLQVKLLRVLQEKVFEPLGGIRPVNADVRFVAATNRDLEGMVKKGEFRQDLFFRLNVVRMDIPPLRERTEDIPLLVSHFIRQQNSLKGKNIRTVSENVHQILFRHDFPGNVRELENIIEYAFILCPGEMIHTEHLPEYLKPQAQEPRGADCLPGDADPSAGMDDHKRHVVLAAMKRHGGNKSAAARDLGISRDTVRRILHRSEAK; encoded by the coding sequence GTGACGCAGGTTCGGCTGCCACGGAACATTCCGCTGGAATCCGTGCTGGATTCCGTTGCCGAGGGCATCTTCACGGTGGACCTTGAGTGGACCATCACGTTCTTCAACCAGGCCGCGGGCGAGATCACCGGCATTCCCCCGGACGAGGCTGTGGGCCAGAAGTGCTGGGAGATATTCGCCTCCAACGTCTGCGACGGGGCCTGTCCCATGCGCCCCTGTCTCAAGAGCGGCCTGCCCGTGCGCAACAAGTCGGGCTTCCTGCTGCGCGCCGACGGCGAGAAGATCCCCATCGGGCTGAGCTCGTCGCCCCTGCGCGACAAGGACGGCAAGGTGGTGGGCGGCGTGGAGAGCTTCCGCGACCTGACCCCCATCCACCAGCTCATGCAGAAGGTGGAGGAGCGGTACTCGGTGGAGGATATCCGCACCAACAACCCGAACATGATCCGCACCCTTCAGATACTGCCGCCCATAGCCCAGTCCAACTCCACGGTGCTCCTGCTCGGCGAGTCCGGCACCGGCAAGGAGCTGTTCGCCAGGGCCATCCATACCCAGAGCCTGCGCAAGGACAAGCCCTTTGTGGCTGTCAACTGCGGCGCGTTGCCCGGCGAGCTGCTCGAAAGCGAGCTGTTCGGCTACAAGGCCGGGGCGTTTACCGACGCGCGCAAGGACAAGCCGGGCCGGGTCGAGCTGGCCCAGGGCGGCACGCTCTTTCTCGACGAGATCGGCGACATGCCCCAGCCGCTCCAGGTCAAGCTGCTGCGCGTGCTCCAGGAGAAGGTCTTCGAGCCCCTGGGCGGGATCAGGCCCGTGAATGCCGATGTCCGTTTCGTGGCCGCCACCAACCGCGACCTGGAGGGCATGGTCAAAAAGGGTGAGTTCCGCCAGGATCTCTTCTTCCGGCTCAACGTGGTGCGCATGGACATCCCGCCCCTGCGCGAGCGCACCGAGGACATCCCGCTTTTGGTCAGCCACTTCATCCGCCAGCAGAACTCGCTCAAGGGCAAGAACATCCGCACCGTGTCCGAGAACGTCCATCAGATACTCTTCCGCCACGATTTTCCCGGCAATGTGCGCGAGTTGGAGAACATCATCGAGTACGCCTTCATCCTCTGCCCTGGCGAGATGATCCACACCGAGCATCTGCCCGAATACCTCAAGCCCCAGGCCCAGGAGCCGCGCGGCGCGGATTGCCTGCCGGGCGACGCCGACCCCTCGGCGGGCATGGACGATCACAAGCGCCACGTGGTGCTCGCGGCCATGAAGCGGCACGGGGGCAACAAGAGCGCGGCAGCCCGGGATCTGGGCATTTCGCGCGACACGGTGCGTAGGATACTGCACCGGAGTGAAGCAAAATGA
- a CDS encoding sigma-54-dependent Fis family transcriptional regulator, with translation MAPIFLVAEGDHDIRGLIADTLAGKGHRVETAGTMAEACAVMARVEPDVIFAALDLGSHHGYDLLRVAGDAGYEVPLILLVDADMDDPGGVVVRFGAMTYLKKPVDRRRFLMLVCLGLEMKASMVRERDRGRRLARMSGFLGALVNAGDETVLLLDEEGGVLRAGERGVPLIQCPAADAVGRPYLSLLPDGSARLQGEAMARAGVTLLPQRLREQRDGSTLDILIRPVPDGDCLAGFVVIARDITASLCTEAGLAGCEKRYRSVCEAARAAILVFERESGVILDCNEAARKLYGYDEAMPGLDMAELLDGSERVLEAIRAGVERVPLSRHRRKDGTLFPAEMSVSQFEHEGREICTAYVQDVSHRRAVEEALREGARLYRAVVEDQTELICRYTPDGALSFVNEAYAKFFGVDEDEVVGREFFPIMAGEERRDQRAWLREAAAGRPVFDREQRVTRHDGQERWVLWTNRAVLDQFGAVSEIQTVGRDITERREAERALGLAMAEKEQYRLNLEATFRSIPDAIITVDSELRVIATNSAAGSLLGIDRERANGVHFSEVLPVPGNACLSVLKQVLRTSRSVHGYEAEFTIPALGVRTAELNCTPLIDQDKRHSGAVLVVRDISRIADLEKRLQERQGFRGIIGRSSAMQDIYRLLEQLSSLDSTVIILGESGTGKELVAEALHYGGSRAGHPMVKVNCSALTESLLESELFGHVRGAFTGAIRDKAGRIQTAEGGTLFLDEIGDISPLIQLKLLRFLEQKEYERVGESRTSVADVRIIAATNADLRGSVRRGAFREDLYYRLNVMPVSLPPLRARQADIPLLVDHFLELFSSQFGKAFEVVAGEVMDLFMSYAWPGNIRELRHILEHACILSPGGEILLKHMRRDFVDHMFGSGQGAPMAGPPTGPVAASGRATGREGVLAALERCGGNKARAARQLGIHRATLYRRLKGWGLAD, from the coding sequence GTGGCCCCGATCTTTCTCGTCGCCGAGGGCGACCACGACATACGCGGCCTGATCGCGGACACCCTTGCGGGCAAGGGACACCGGGTGGAGACAGCCGGGACCATGGCCGAGGCGTGCGCGGTCATGGCCAGGGTGGAGCCGGACGTGATCTTTGCCGCCCTGGATCTGGGCAGCCACCATGGCTACGACCTGCTGCGCGTGGCCGGGGACGCGGGCTACGAGGTGCCGCTCATCCTGCTGGTGGACGCAGACATGGACGACCCCGGCGGGGTGGTGGTCCGTTTCGGGGCCATGACGTATCTCAAGAAGCCCGTGGACCGCAGGCGGTTCCTGATGCTCGTCTGCCTGGGCCTAGAGATGAAGGCGTCCATGGTCCGCGAGCGCGACCGCGGCAGGCGGCTTGCGCGCATGTCCGGTTTTCTCGGCGCGCTGGTCAACGCGGGCGACGAGACCGTGCTGCTGCTTGACGAGGAGGGCGGGGTGCTCAGGGCGGGCGAGCGCGGAGTGCCTCTGATCCAATGCCCGGCAGCGGATGCGGTTGGCAGGCCGTACCTGTCGCTCCTGCCCGACGGCTCGGCCAGGCTCCAGGGCGAGGCCATGGCCCGCGCCGGGGTCACCTTGCTTCCGCAGCGCCTCCGGGAGCAGCGTGATGGCTCCACACTCGACATCCTGATCCGGCCCGTGCCCGACGGCGATTGTCTGGCCGGGTTCGTGGTCATTGCCCGCGACATCACGGCCAGTCTGTGCACCGAGGCCGGGCTGGCCGGGTGCGAAAAACGCTACCGCAGCGTGTGCGAGGCCGCACGCGCCGCCATTCTCGTGTTCGAACGCGAGAGCGGCGTCATCCTCGACTGCAACGAGGCGGCCCGCAAGCTCTACGGGTACGACGAAGCCATGCCCGGGCTGGACATGGCAGAGCTGCTGGACGGGTCTGAGCGCGTCCTGGAGGCCATCCGCGCCGGGGTGGAGCGGGTGCCCCTCTCCCGCCATCGCCGCAAGGACGGGACACTCTTTCCGGCAGAGATGTCCGTGAGTCAGTTCGAGCATGAGGGCCGGGAAATATGCACCGCCTATGTGCAGGACGTTTCCCACCGCCGGGCGGTGGAGGAGGCTCTGCGCGAGGGCGCGCGCCTCTACCGGGCTGTGGTCGAGGATCAGACCGAACTCATCTGCCGCTACACGCCAGACGGTGCGCTCTCCTTTGTCAACGAGGCGTATGCCAAGTTCTTCGGCGTGGACGAGGATGAAGTGGTGGGCCGCGAATTTTTCCCGATCATGGCCGGGGAGGAGCGGCGGGACCAGCGCGCCTGGCTCAGGGAGGCCGCTGCAGGCAGGCCCGTGTTCGACCGCGAGCAGCGCGTCACCCGGCACGACGGCCAGGAGCGCTGGGTCCTCTGGACCAACCGGGCCGTACTCGACCAGTTCGGCGCGGTCAGCGAGATCCAGACCGTGGGCCGCGACATCACCGAGCGCCGGGAGGCGGAGCGCGCCCTGGGTCTGGCCATGGCCGAGAAGGAGCAATATCGGCTCAACCTCGAAGCCACCTTCCGCAGCATCCCGGACGCCATCATCACCGTGGACAGCGAGCTTCGGGTCATCGCCACCAACAGTGCGGCGGGATCGCTCCTGGGCATCGACCGCGAGCGCGCCAACGGAGTCCATTTTTCCGAGGTGCTGCCGGTGCCGGGTAACGCCTGCCTCAGCGTGCTCAAGCAGGTGCTGCGCACCAGTCGGTCCGTGCACGGCTACGAGGCGGAATTCACCATCCCGGCCCTGGGGGTGCGCACGGCGGAGCTCAACTGCACTCCGCTCATCGACCAGGACAAGCGGCATTCGGGCGCGGTGCTGGTGGTGCGCGACATCTCGCGCATCGCGGACCTCGAAAAGCGGCTTCAGGAGCGGCAGGGGTTCCGGGGCATCATAGGCCGCAGCTCGGCCATGCAGGACATCTACAGGCTCCTGGAGCAGCTCTCGTCCCTGGACTCCACGGTCATCATCCTCGGCGAGTCGGGCACAGGCAAGGAGCTGGTGGCCGAGGCCCTGCACTACGGCGGGTCGCGGGCAGGGCACCCCATGGTCAAGGTCAACTGCTCGGCCTTGACCGAGAGCCTGCTCGAAAGCGAGCTGTTCGGCCATGTGCGCGGCGCGTTCACCGGGGCCATCCGTGACAAGGCGGGCCGCATCCAGACCGCAGAGGGCGGCACGCTCTTTCTCGACGAGATCGGCGACATCTCGCCGCTCATTCAGCTCAAGCTGCTGCGCTTCCTGGAGCAGAAGGAATACGAGCGGGTGGGCGAATCGCGCACCAGTGTGGCGGATGTGCGCATCATCGCCGCCACCAACGCGGACCTGCGCGGCTCGGTCCGGCGCGGGGCGTTTCGCGAGGACCTCTACTACCGGCTCAACGTCATGCCCGTGTCCCTGCCGCCGCTTCGGGCCAGACAGGCGGACATCCCGCTGCTGGTCGATCATTTTCTCGAATTGTTCTCAAGCCAGTTCGGCAAGGCGTTCGAGGTCGTGGCGGGCGAGGTCATGGACCTGTTCATGAGCTACGCCTGGCCCGGCAACATCCGCGAGCTGCGCCACATTCTGGAGCACGCGTGCATCCTGTCGCCGGGCGGCGAGATTCTGCTCAAGCACATGCGCCGGGATTTCGTGGACCATATGTTCGGCAGCGGCCAGGGAGCGCCCATGGCCGGGCCGCCTACCGGCCCGGTGGCCGCGTCTGGCCGGGCAACGGGCCGGGAGGGCGTCCTCGCCGCGCTGGAGCGGTGCGGCGGCAACAAGGCCAGGGCCGCGCGCCAGTTGGGTATCCACCGGGCGACCCTGTACCGCAGGCTCAAGGGCTGGGGGCTGGCTGACTGA
- a CDS encoding glycosyltransferase, whose amino-acid sequence MRILITHNNFPAQFRHIAEHLGRTPGNQIVFATKTAREEWVIEGVNKAVFTPVGKEAHGYPLARGFEDAVRHGAGLLQLCMALRKQGFVPDVMLGHSGWGQSMFLRDAFPDTPFIGYFEWYYGADSPETTFDPKPRTEAEKAAIRLRNTAILHDLVACRAGVAPTGWQRSQFPVEFQPKLIQAHDGINTVYFSPADEGLLPIKQLDLPGADLTGATELVTYCSRGLEPYRGFPQFYEALPAILDARPGCHVLIVGEDRVCYSPKLPDGQTYKSVMQDRVTVDPSRVHFTGPLPYGKYKQVLQASSAHVYLTWPFVLSWSFLEAMSCGCLLVGSDTEPVREVLRHEENGLLTDFRSSERIAASVVRALEHQQELIPLRRGARQTILDKYCLSKCLPIHLSLLARAAKDGPGRFKTP is encoded by the coding sequence ATGCGCATACTCATCACCCACAACAACTTCCCGGCCCAGTTCAGGCACATCGCCGAACACCTCGGACGCACCCCCGGCAACCAGATCGTCTTCGCCACCAAGACGGCCCGCGAGGAGTGGGTCATCGAGGGCGTGAACAAGGCGGTCTTCACCCCCGTGGGCAAGGAAGCGCACGGCTATCCCCTGGCGCGCGGATTCGAGGACGCGGTCCGCCACGGGGCCGGGCTCCTGCAACTGTGCATGGCCCTGCGCAAGCAGGGATTCGTCCCGGACGTGATGCTCGGCCATTCCGGCTGGGGGCAGTCCATGTTCCTGCGCGACGCTTTCCCGGACACGCCCTTCATCGGCTATTTCGAGTGGTATTACGGGGCGGACAGCCCGGAAACCACCTTTGACCCCAAGCCGAGAACCGAGGCGGAAAAGGCCGCAATCAGGCTGCGCAACACAGCCATCCTGCACGATCTGGTGGCCTGCCGAGCCGGGGTCGCGCCCACGGGCTGGCAGCGCTCGCAGTTCCCGGTCGAGTTCCAGCCCAAGCTCATCCAGGCCCACGACGGCATCAACACCGTCTATTTCTCCCCGGCGGACGAAGGGTTGCTGCCCATCAAACAGCTCGACCTGCCGGGCGCGGACCTGACCGGGGCCACCGAGCTGGTGACCTACTGCTCGCGCGGGCTCGAACCCTATCGCGGGTTCCCCCAGTTCTACGAGGCCCTGCCCGCCATCCTCGACGCCCGGCCCGGCTGCCATGTGCTCATCGTGGGCGAGGACCGGGTCTGCTACAGCCCGAAACTGCCGGACGGCCAGACCTACAAGTCGGTCATGCAGGACCGGGTCACGGTGGACCCGAGCCGGGTCCACTTCACCGGCCCCCTGCCCTACGGCAAATACAAGCAGGTGCTCCAGGCCTCCTCGGCCCACGTTTACCTGACCTGGCCCTTTGTCCTGTCCTGGTCGTTTCTCGAAGCCATGTCCTGCGGCTGCCTGCTGGTCGGCTCGGACACCGAGCCGGTGCGCGAGGTGCTCAGGCATGAGGAGAACGGCCTGCTCACGGATTTCCGCTCGTCCGAGCGGATCGCCGCGAGCGTTGTCCGCGCCCTTGAGCACCAGCAGGAGCTGATCCCCCTGCGCCGCGGGGCACGCCAGACGATCCTGGACAAGTACTGCCTGAGCAAGTGCCTGCCCATCCACCTGAGCCTGCTGGCCAGGGCGGCCAAGGATGGTCCGGGCCGCTTCAAGACCCCTTGA
- a CDS encoding response regulator: MAKILVAEDDRISQKLAVKIVEDLGHTAFVSPHGKHAYESLTASNRFDLLITDIMMPEMDGQQLIKTLRGDQQFMDLPIIIMSAVVGMSEISNLLKLGATLFLAKPLDRDELQNYIRRCLVKVEGCKAKPAA; the protein is encoded by the coding sequence ATGGCCAAGATACTCGTTGCCGAAGACGACAGGATATCTCAGAAACTGGCGGTCAAGATCGTCGAGGACCTCGGCCATACGGCCTTTGTCAGCCCGCACGGCAAGCACGCCTACGAGTCGCTGACCGCGAGCAACCGGTTTGACCTGCTGATCACGGACATCATGATGCCGGAGATGGACGGCCAGCAGCTCATCAAGACCCTGCGCGGCGACCAGCAGTTCATGGACCTGCCGATCATCATCATGTCCGCCGTGGTGGGCATGAGCGAGATTTCCAACCTGCTCAAGCTGGGGGCCACCCTGTTCCTGGCCAAGCCCCTGGACCGCGACGAACTGCAAAACTATATCCGCCGGTGCCTGGTAAAGGTCGAGGGCTGTAAAGCCAAACCCGCTGCCTAG
- a CDS encoding thioredoxin family protein codes for MVKTMKPQAFELELFGGQPFLVAFLRRNERFRAQSRALDEASKQHVKSLRCYLYAQDYLDTAMQRFMIKGTPTFLIFSDGREVDRLIGDSDPETLDEFISSSIGSGKRS; via the coding sequence ATGGTCAAGACGATGAAGCCCCAGGCGTTTGAACTGGAATTGTTTGGCGGGCAGCCGTTCCTGGTTGCCTTCCTCAGGCGCAACGAGCGGTTCCGCGCCCAGTCGCGGGCATTGGACGAGGCCTCCAAGCAGCACGTGAAGAGCCTGAGATGCTACCTCTACGCTCAGGACTATCTCGATACAGCCATGCAGCGGTTCATGATCAAGGGTACCCCGACCTTCCTCATTTTTTCCGATGGGCGCGAGGTGGACCGGCTGATCGGGGACTCGGACCCGGAGACCCTGGACGAATTCATCAGCAGCAGCATCGGCTCGGGCAAGCGTTCCTGA
- a CDS encoding MarR family transcriptional regulator, translating into MPKTARLTQLIVGFYERLSSWEHGVVRDTGVTLTRMHAQLTRDITAPLTDSERAALTAILEKMIREC; encoded by the coding sequence ATGCCCAAGACCGCGAGACTGACCCAACTGATAGTGGGATTCTACGAACGACTCTCCTCCTGGGAGCACGGCGTGGTGCGCGACACGGGCGTGACCCTGACCCGGATGCACGCCCAGCTCACGCGCGACATCACCGCCCCCCTGACCGACAGCGAGCGCGCGGCACTGACCGCCATTTTGGAGAAGATGATCCGGGAATGCTGA
- a CDS encoding AMP-binding protein, which yields MHAGDERAAHPEDTVNTEKMTLKDLLEATAGRYPDRTALSFVGGDPITYARFVDLAHDVATMLVANNVNPGDKVAIIGENMPNWAITYFAIVSLGAIAVPILQEFHISAVHHILRHSEAKVVIASNRYMHKVDEGTFPSLKAVVVMDDFSIVNEDKVRTNFEEAVEMGRERLGKFGEAARRFIDRKSGKGEKGDRSESGLTSDSVAAILYTSGTTGHSKGVVLTHGNLVANVVAGVAAIPIFETDRFLSVLPMAHTYECTVGLLVPVYCGASVHYLKKPPTPKTLLPAMEQVKPTVMNVVPLIIEKIYKSRIKPKLSGKGVMGGLMKIGVARRKVSRIAGRKLIEAFGGSLRCMCIGGAALSPEVERFLSEGEVPYAIGYGMTETSPLLAGAPPDRQRLRAIGPALPGVQLKIENPDPVTGEGEVYAKGPNVMREYYKAPKDTEDTFSEDGWLKTGDLGLIDADGYLFIKGRLKNVIIGPSGENIYPEEVESFINACDFVMESMVYEAGGKVSARIYLNYDALDDEFGVKKMTESEVRAKVQGILEDVRQEVNGKVSTFARLARVVEQVEPFEKTPTQKIKRFIYLDN from the coding sequence ATGCATGCGGGCGATGAGCGCGCAGCACACCCGGAGGACACCGTGAACACCGAGAAAATGACCCTCAAGGACTTGCTCGAGGCGACAGCTGGCCGGTATCCTGACCGGACCGCCCTGAGCTTTGTCGGGGGCGATCCCATCACCTACGCCCGGTTCGTTGATCTGGCGCACGACGTGGCCACCATGCTGGTGGCCAACAACGTCAACCCCGGCGACAAGGTGGCCATCATCGGCGAGAACATGCCCAACTGGGCCATCACCTATTTCGCCATCGTCTCTTTGGGTGCCATTGCCGTGCCCATCCTCCAGGAGTTCCACATCAGCGCCGTGCATCACATCCTCAGGCACTCCGAGGCCAAGGTCGTGATCGCGTCCAACCGCTACATGCACAAGGTGGACGAGGGCACCTTCCCCAGCCTCAAGGCTGTGGTGGTCATGGACGATTTCTCCATCGTCAACGAGGACAAAGTGAGGACGAATTTCGAGGAGGCCGTGGAGATGGGCCGCGAGCGGCTCGGAAAATTTGGCGAGGCCGCGCGCCGGTTTATCGACCGCAAGAGCGGCAAGGGTGAAAAGGGCGACAGGAGTGAATCCGGCCTGACCTCGGACAGCGTGGCCGCCATCCTCTACACCTCCGGCACCACCGGGCATTCCAAGGGCGTGGTGCTGACCCACGGCAACCTGGTCGCCAACGTCGTGGCCGGGGTGGCCGCCATCCCTATTTTCGAGACCGACCGTTTTCTGTCGGTGCTGCCCATGGCCCACACCTACGAGTGTACCGTGGGGCTGCTCGTCCCGGTCTACTGCGGGGCCTCGGTCCACTACCTCAAGAAGCCGCCCACGCCAAAGACCCTCCTGCCCGCCATGGAGCAGGTCAAGCCCACGGTCATGAACGTGGTCCCCCTGATCATCGAGAAGATATACAAGAGCCGCATCAAGCCCAAGCTCTCCGGCAAGGGCGTCATGGGCGGGCTGATGAAGATCGGCGTGGCCCGCAGGAAGGTCTCGCGCATCGCCGGGCGCAAGCTCATCGAGGCTTTCGGCGGCAGCCTGCGCTGCATGTGCATCGGCGGGGCGGCCCTGTCGCCCGAGGTGGAACGCTTCCTGAGCGAGGGCGAGGTGCCCTATGCCATCGGCTACGGCATGACCGAGACATCGCCGCTCCTGGCGGGTGCGCCGCCGGACCGCCAGCGGCTCCGGGCCATCGGCCCTGCCCTGCCCGGCGTGCAGCTCAAGATAGAGAACCCGGACCCGGTCACGGGCGAGGGCGAGGTCTATGCCAAAGGCCCCAATGTCATGCGCGAATACTACAAGGCCCCCAAGGACACCGAGGACACCTTCTCCGAGGACGGCTGGCTCAAGACAGGCGACCTGGGCCTCATCGACGCGGACGGCTACCTCTTCATCAAGGGCCGCCTCAAGAACGTCATCATCGGCCCAAGCGGCGAGAACATCTATCCCGAGGAAGTCGAATCCTTCATCAACGCCTGCGACTTTGTCATGGAGTCCATGGTCTACGAGGCGGGCGGCAAGGTCTCGGCCCGCATCTACCTCAACTACGACGCCCTGGACGACGAATTCGGGGTCAAGAAGATGACCGAGTCCGAGGTCAGGGCCAAGGTCCAGGGCATCCTTGAGGACGTGCGCCAGGAGGTCAACGGCAAGGTCTCGACCTTTGCCCGCCTCGCCCGCGTGGTGGAGCAGGTCGAGCCCTTTGAAAAGACCCCGACTCAGAAGATCAAGCGGTTTATTTACCTCGACAACTGA